A region from the uncultured Holophaga sp. genome encodes:
- the rbfA gene encoding 30S ribosome-binding factor RbfA, whose protein sequence is MLRPEQLEDQVHFILSTLIQRELRDPDLGFITLTAVRLTGDRGLAKVYYTVMGDEDQMKRTAKALGRANGFLRTQLAQRLRLKKAPELRFFTDTTIEEGNKMEALLSQIREEEAQRPSVEPEEPEA, encoded by the coding sequence ATGCTCCGTCCAGAACAGCTCGAAGACCAGGTCCACTTCATCCTCTCCACGCTCATCCAGCGGGAGCTGCGGGACCCGGATCTGGGCTTCATCACCCTCACGGCGGTGCGCCTCACCGGGGATCGTGGCCTGGCCAAGGTCTACTACACCGTCATGGGGGATGAGGACCAGATGAAGCGCACCGCCAAGGCCCTGGGACGGGCCAACGGCTTCCTGCGCACCCAGCTCGCTCAGCGTCTGCGCCTGAAGAAGGCCCCTGAGCTGCGCTTCTTCACTGACACCACCATCGAGGAGGGCAACAAGATGGAGGCCCTGCTCTCACAGATCCGGGAGGAGGAGGCCCAGCGTCCCTCTGTGGAGCCGGAGGAGCCCGAGGCATGA